One Spiroplasma endosymbiont of Nebria brevicollis DNA window includes the following coding sequences:
- a CDS encoding RidA family protein produces the protein MNKTIQTDKAPFAIGPYSQAIIAGDFLYISGQLPINSVTGEFARKDITAQTKQCLINIKAICEAAKITLNHIVKVNIFLQDLNHFMDMNVVYGELFGDHKPARAAVQVARIPKDALIEIEAIAYLK, from the coding sequence ATGAATAAAACCATTCAAACTGATAAAGCCCCTTTTGCGATTGGTCCTTATAGTCAAGCTATAATTGCTGGTGACTTCTTATACATTTCCGGACAACTACCTATTAATAGTGTCACAGGTGAGTTTGCTAGGAAGGATATTACTGCTCAGACTAAACAATGTTTAATAAACATTAAAGCCATTTGTGAAGCTGCTAAAATTACTTTAAACCATATTGTGAAGGTAAATATTTTTTTACAAGACTTAAACCATTTTATGGATATGAACGTTGTTTATGGAGAACTATTTGGTGACCATAAACCAGCAAGAGCTGCTGTCCAAGTTGCTCGTATTCCTAAAGATGCTTTAATTGAGATTGAAGCTATTGCTTACTTAAAATAA